The proteins below are encoded in one region of Clostridia bacterium:
- a CDS encoding DUF1998 domain-containing protein yields the protein MVVARDGTSLICGGLDHWYEHEDSDGDSRKLDLDEFRVEEWRLQRQLRVDHFRLPPDFRTKRRGERIPNCYLTVPFLRFPQWHFCPSCNYLFKLPLSARGRQKCSKCEEKGKIRYLVQVPFVAMCEYGHIQDFPWREWVHESENPECGKDMRLVATGGATLAGQLVKCECGAKRSLAQITAADPDGTSFLSKNLNKDKSKVFYCQGKKPWLGTEEGEPCPGHLRGSLRSASNVYFAQVRSSIYLPRGTEAAPPELVSLLEEPPLSTLIRLLTGAGSSIGPDILRSQHRELMQPFTDLQIESALSVVLTGPGESMETGACLDDDDRETAFRRAEFNVLRTARDEEMLRIRAANLASYDKDVIHYFSRIMLVDKLRETRVLAGFTRVYAQNSQTPEELRALMWRSVPAGKDAWLPACIVYGEGIFFELEETRLQEWERRDDVIRRVRPLAERYRRIQEERRLQERPLVPRFILLHTLAHLLMNRLTFECGYSSASLRERLYVSCNPEAPMAGVLIYTAAGDAEGTMGGLVRMGKAGYFEPLVRRALEGARWCSADPVCMEMGTSGGQGPDSCNLAACHNCALVPETACEEFNRFLDRALVVGSVDNPGLGFFS from the coding sequence ATGGTGGTTGCAAGAGACGGAACATCTTTGATTTGCGGGGGGCTGGACCACTGGTACGAGCATGAGGATAGCGACGGCGATTCACGCAAGCTAGACCTGGATGAGTTCAGGGTGGAGGAATGGCGTTTGCAGAGGCAGCTTAGGGTGGACCATTTCCGCCTGCCGCCCGACTTTAGAACTAAAAGACGTGGCGAGCGCATCCCGAACTGCTACCTTACCGTACCTTTCTTGCGCTTTCCCCAGTGGCATTTCTGCCCATCCTGTAATTATTTGTTTAAGTTGCCCCTATCGGCGAGAGGAAGACAAAAATGCAGCAAGTGCGAGGAAAAGGGGAAGATAAGGTACCTGGTACAAGTCCCGTTTGTGGCAATGTGCGAATACGGGCACATTCAGGATTTCCCGTGGCGGGAATGGGTACACGAATCGGAAAACCCAGAATGCGGCAAAGACATGCGCCTCGTTGCTACCGGCGGGGCTACTTTGGCCGGGCAACTCGTCAAATGTGAATGCGGTGCGAAGCGTTCCCTTGCCCAAATCACAGCTGCTGATCCGGATGGGACTAGTTTTCTTAGTAAGAATTTAAATAAGGACAAGTCAAAAGTTTTCTACTGCCAGGGGAAAAAACCGTGGCTTGGTACAGAGGAAGGCGAGCCTTGCCCCGGGCATTTGCGGGGCTCGCTGCGCAGTGCATCCAATGTCTATTTTGCGCAGGTACGGAGTTCCATCTACCTGCCCCGGGGCACTGAGGCTGCGCCTCCGGAACTAGTTTCCCTGCTGGAAGAACCGCCACTCTCAACGCTTATCAGACTGTTAACTGGGGCCGGTTCAAGTATTGGGCCGGACATTCTGCGCTCACAGCACCGCGAGCTTATGCAACCTTTCACGGATTTGCAAATTGAATCTGCCTTGAGTGTAGTCTTAACAGGGCCAGGTGAAAGCATGGAAACAGGTGCTTGCTTGGATGACGATGACCGGGAAACCGCTTTTCGCCGGGCAGAGTTTAATGTCTTGAGGACAGCCCGGGATGAGGAGATGCTCCGGATCAGGGCGGCAAACCTTGCAAGTTATGATAAGGATGTCATCCACTATTTTTCCCGGATCATGCTTGTGGATAAGCTAAGGGAGACACGGGTTCTTGCAGGCTTTACGCGCGTTTACGCTCAAAACAGCCAGACGCCGGAGGAACTGCGCGCCCTGATGTGGCGTTCTGTGCCGGCAGGAAAAGACGCCTGGCTTCCGGCCTGTATTGTCTACGGTGAGGGCATTTTTTTTGAACTGGAGGAAACGCGGCTGCAGGAATGGGAACGTCGCGACGATGTAATCAGGCGTGTTAGGCCCTTGGCCGAGCGCTACCGGCGGATTCAGGAGGAAAGGCGGTTGCAGGAAAGGCCTCTTGTTCCACGCTTTATTCTTTTGCATACCTTAGCTCATTTGCTGATGAACAGGCTAACATTTGAATGCGGGTATAGTTCGGCTTCCCTCAGGGAACGGCTTTATGTCTCATGTAATCCTGAAGCGCCAATGGCCGGTGTTCTTATCTATACAGCAGCAGGAGATGCGGAGGGAACTATGGGTGGCCTGGTCCGTATGGGCAAGGCAGGTTATTTTGAACCATTAGTTCGCAGGGCGCTGGAAGGTGCTCGCTGGTGCTCCGCAGACCCGGTTTGCATGGAAATGGGCACCAGTGGCGGGCAAGGACCGGATTCTTGCAATCTAGCGGCATGCCATAACTGCGCACTTGTTCCGGAAACTGCCTGTGAGGAATTCAACCGTTTCCTGGACAGAGCTCTGGTGGTTGGTAGCGTAGATAACCCGGGCCTGGGCTTCTTTTCCTAA
- a CDS encoding helicase: protein MPDHVQNRELMVKALREELVGPSPQGQEIDCNEEIVFDDVENFYKPWRQKGTGEEILQRDPPCRRYGVGVLYPSGRFSEDDDRYIGTSSIGSDLELGYSGGEGGTAEGPLTDEGVRCLEEIASRVDTGGESPDPDDFDLSSANKYRPGSMSVSFFAEFPPGSSLVVEVPTFDARRGCPVNGRYRRKIVKVAGQERTWWLRSPVYIRAEFAARDICSASGSRVPSYSYKALNLDGMDIHVEVFSRQYGPGSGRLVTVCLVNRKEAAVLKDEDCLFQAFFRATVVSPDGRACIMPYPGPLMEKMDSEEQSLALLYRHSETFAVGHGCAADWDAADGAGKVMWVSAECLPVFETPSITPDITSDDGTPVEIPMATLAGLVEGDDGFSALSELAGLYEKWIQEREDEIPLLEARYQPTARRHMKECRRCLDRMRDGLDYLQKDPLAKRAFQLANYAILLQQARSHREPRWARYDQKEKRIKFSEPYTPPGDLSLGTGKGKWRAFQAAFLLMAARSAVESDAQDRRTVDLIWFPTGGGKTEAYLGLAAFAIFMRRLRNRQDNGVHVLMRYTLRLLTAQQFLRAAGLVCAMEYLRRKYPGELGEAEFSIGLWLGSDTTPNDRTDAIDTLKGLIRGDRTARNKFVLSRCPWCGAQIGPVKNIKYSGKNGKRPQRAIGVLGYRISGGTVVLACSDDRCEFSGGLPVYVIDEDIYERKPSLVIGTVDKFAMLAWRPEARAIFGIGVEGDRESSPPGLIIQDELHLVSGPLGSMAGLYETAIEELCTDRRGAKSVVPKIVCSTATIRRYSEQVKALYGRKDTALFPPPGLDAGDSFFGRYARKPDGSLCPGRMYVGVHAPGLGSMQTVQVRTFAALLQTPVQLSAIERDPWWTLVVFFNSLRELGTTLSLFQSDIPDYLTVLRNRMGLRPDEVRRLFHIKELTGRLREDEIPEAISALEIGCTSSAGHPVDACLASNIIEVGIDIDRLSLMAVVGQPKTTSQYIQVTGRVGRKWWERPGLVVTLYSASKPRDRSHFEKFRSYHERLYAQVEPTSVTPFSPPVLDRALHAVMVAYVRQAGNSSAAASPYPYPGELIEQLRQILLPRVQVVDPEEVANFGRVFEKRAREWRQWERTRWHGVTRDSDIPQLRVAGDYVTRERARISWPTQMSMRNVDAQCQAEITRLYLAGEGENNA from the coding sequence TTGCCAGATCATGTACAGAACAGGGAATTGATGGTTAAGGCCTTACGGGAGGAACTTGTCGGGCCCTCACCGCAGGGGCAGGAAATTGACTGCAATGAAGAAATAGTTTTTGATGATGTGGAGAATTTTTACAAGCCCTGGCGGCAGAAAGGAACTGGCGAAGAAATCTTGCAGCGGGACCCGCCCTGCAGGCGCTACGGTGTAGGCGTACTGTACCCGTCAGGGAGATTTTCTGAAGATGATGATCGGTACATCGGTACAAGCTCTATTGGTTCTGATTTGGAACTGGGGTACTCTGGCGGCGAGGGAGGTACTGCTGAGGGTCCGCTTACGGACGAAGGGGTTAGGTGTCTTGAGGAGATTGCCAGCAGGGTTGATACGGGCGGCGAGAGCCCTGACCCTGATGATTTTGATCTTTCATCAGCGAACAAATACAGGCCGGGCAGCATGAGTGTGAGTTTTTTTGCCGAGTTTCCTCCGGGATCTTCTCTTGTAGTGGAAGTACCTACCTTTGATGCCAGGAGAGGCTGCCCTGTAAATGGACGCTATCGCAGGAAAATAGTAAAGGTTGCGGGCCAGGAGCGCACCTGGTGGCTGCGCAGCCCAGTTTATATCAGAGCGGAATTTGCTGCTCGTGACATATGCTCCGCCAGTGGGTCAAGAGTGCCTTCATACAGTTATAAGGCCCTGAACCTTGACGGCATGGACATTCACGTAGAGGTCTTCTCAAGGCAGTATGGTCCTGGCAGCGGGCGGCTTGTCACTGTATGCCTGGTCAACCGCAAGGAGGCAGCAGTGTTAAAAGACGAAGACTGCCTTTTCCAGGCTTTTTTCAGAGCAACTGTGGTTTCGCCTGATGGTAGGGCATGTATAATGCCTTATCCAGGGCCGCTCATGGAAAAGATGGATAGCGAGGAGCAGTCGCTGGCACTTCTGTACCGCCACTCGGAAACTTTCGCGGTCGGCCATGGCTGCGCGGCTGACTGGGATGCGGCAGACGGGGCGGGGAAGGTTATGTGGGTAAGCGCAGAATGCCTTCCTGTCTTCGAAACCCCTAGCATCACCCCTGATATTACCAGCGATGATGGTACCCCCGTGGAAATACCAATGGCGACCCTTGCAGGTCTTGTCGAAGGTGATGACGGCTTTAGTGCCCTTTCAGAGCTTGCGGGTCTTTATGAAAAATGGATTCAGGAAAGGGAGGACGAGATCCCGCTGCTTGAAGCCCGTTACCAACCGACAGCAAGGCGTCATATGAAGGAGTGCAGGCGGTGCCTAGACAGGATGCGGGACGGTCTGGATTATCTTCAGAAGGATCCTTTAGCGAAGCGGGCTTTCCAGCTCGCAAACTATGCCATCCTTCTCCAGCAGGCCAGAAGCCACCGCGAACCGCGCTGGGCGCGGTATGATCAGAAAGAGAAGCGAATCAAATTCTCAGAGCCTTATACGCCCCCCGGTGATTTAAGCCTAGGGACAGGCAAAGGGAAGTGGCGTGCGTTCCAGGCCGCGTTCTTGCTGATGGCAGCCCGTTCTGCTGTTGAAAGTGATGCGCAGGACCGCAGGACTGTAGACCTAATCTGGTTCCCTACCGGCGGTGGCAAAACAGAGGCTTACTTGGGACTGGCTGCGTTTGCGATTTTCATGCGCCGCCTCAGAAACAGACAGGATAATGGGGTCCATGTACTGATGCGCTACACGCTCCGCCTCCTTACAGCGCAACAGTTCCTGCGCGCTGCGGGATTGGTTTGCGCAATGGAGTACCTCCGGAGGAAATATCCCGGTGAACTTGGAGAAGCAGAATTCTCAATAGGTTTGTGGCTTGGCTCTGATACTACCCCGAACGATAGAACTGATGCCATTGATACGCTGAAAGGACTGATAAGGGGGGACAGAACTGCCAGAAACAAGTTTGTACTGAGCCGGTGCCCATGGTGCGGCGCCCAGATCGGTCCAGTAAAAAACATAAAGTACAGCGGCAAAAATGGCAAGAGACCCCAAAGGGCAATTGGCGTTTTGGGATATCGGATTTCGGGCGGTACTGTGGTGCTTGCATGCTCCGATGATAGGTGCGAATTTTCTGGCGGGCTGCCTGTTTATGTTATCGATGAAGATATCTATGAGAGGAAACCTTCCCTCGTAATTGGTACGGTGGACAAGTTCGCGATGCTAGCGTGGCGCCCCGAGGCAAGAGCAATTTTTGGTATAGGCGTAGAGGGGGACAGGGAAAGTTCGCCGCCCGGGCTGATCATTCAGGATGAGCTGCACTTGGTTTCAGGACCGCTTGGCTCAATGGCAGGCCTTTATGAAACAGCGATTGAAGAGCTTTGTACTGACCGCCGGGGAGCTAAATCGGTAGTTCCGAAAATAGTTTGCTCAACTGCAACTATCAGGCGTTATTCTGAACAGGTGAAAGCACTGTACGGGCGCAAGGATACAGCACTTTTCCCGCCACCCGGTCTGGACGCCGGGGATTCGTTCTTTGGTCGGTACGCCAGGAAGCCTGACGGGTCATTATGCCCGGGAAGGATGTATGTCGGAGTTCACGCACCGGGACTGGGATCTATGCAAACTGTCCAGGTGCGCACTTTTGCAGCCCTTCTCCAAACCCCCGTCCAGCTATCCGCTATTGAGCGTGACCCGTGGTGGACCTTGGTGGTTTTCTTTAACAGCCTGAGGGAGCTGGGGACAACTTTATCCCTATTCCAGTCCGACATCCCGGACTATTTAACAGTGCTTAGAAACCGGATGGGTTTAAGGCCAGATGAGGTTCGCCGTTTATTCCATATCAAAGAATTAACGGGCCGGCTGCGGGAGGATGAGATACCCGAGGCAATATCGGCCCTTGAAATAGGCTGTACAAGTTCGGCAGGCCACCCGGTTGATGCCTGCCTTGCCTCCAACATTATAGAGGTCGGTATTGATATTGACAGGCTTTCACTGATGGCAGTAGTGGGCCAGCCCAAAACCACCTCCCAGTACATCCAGGTGACCGGGCGGGTAGGGCGGAAATGGTGGGAGCGCCCAGGGCTGGTAGTTACACTCTACAGTGCGTCAAAGCCTCGTGACCGATCACATTTTGAAAAATTCCGCAGTTACCATGAGCGCCTGTATGCCCAGGTTGAGCCCACCAGCGTTACACCCTTTTCCCCGCCGGTGCTAGACCGGGCGTTACATGCCGTGATGGTCGCCTATGTCCGGCAGGCCGGAAATAGCAGCGCCGCAGCGAGTCCCTATCCGTATCCGGGCGAGCTAATCGAACAATTGCGGCAGATCTTGTTGCCCCGTGTACAAGTTGTAGACCCTGAGGAAGTAGCTAACTTCGGACGGGTTTTTGAGAAACGCGCAAGAGAATGGCGGCAATGGGAACGAACCCGCTGGCACGGCGTTACCCGGGACAGCGATATACCCCAGCTGAGAGTGGCCGGTGATTATGTAACCCGGGAGCGGGCGCGTATTTCCTGGCCCACACAAATGTCCATGCGTAACGTAGATGCACAATGTCAGGCAGAGATAACCAGGCTATATTTGGCAGGAGAAGGTGAAAACAATGCCTAA
- a CDS encoding tyrosine-type recombinase/integrase, which yields MTGFAEFLRGRDASSATVDSYLRDLEKFARWYLGTYGSDPEPASVGPLDIAEFKRSLMNRGQRSATINRALASLSAFFRWAKDEGLASGDPTEGVKKLKEVRLSPRSLGRKEQMALMRATQAAGRVRDVAVMTLLLHTGLRVSEVCGLNLEDVHLGERSGEVTVRFGKGAKRRTVPLNSSARRALRAWLSERGEAPGPLFLSQKGGRLSRRAVEYLLSACAARARLENVTPHVLRHTFCKNLVDSGESLDRVAVLAGHASLNTTARYTRPTVKDLRKAVDRLAWE from the coding sequence ATGACCGGATTCGCGGAGTTCCTCCGGGGCCGGGACGCGAGCTCGGCCACCGTCGATTCCTACCTCCGGGACCTTGAGAAATTTGCCCGGTGGTATCTGGGGACCTACGGCTCGGATCCCGAGCCCGCATCCGTCGGGCCGCTCGACATAGCCGAGTTCAAGCGCTCCCTCATGAACCGGGGCCAGAGGTCGGCCACGATAAACCGGGCCCTGGCTTCCCTCTCGGCATTTTTCAGGTGGGCAAAAGACGAGGGCCTGGCTTCCGGGGACCCCACCGAAGGAGTGAAGAAGCTGAAGGAAGTAAGGCTTTCCCCGAGGTCCCTGGGGAGGAAGGAGCAGATGGCCCTGATGCGGGCGACCCAGGCGGCCGGCCGGGTGCGGGACGTGGCCGTCATGACCCTGCTTCTCCACACCGGCCTCCGGGTGTCGGAGGTGTGCGGGCTTAACCTCGAAGACGTGCATCTCGGTGAGAGGTCGGGTGAGGTGACCGTCAGGTTCGGGAAGGGCGCTAAAAGAAGAACTGTTCCTCTCAATTCCTCGGCCAGGAGGGCGCTGAGAGCCTGGCTCTCCGAGCGCGGGGAGGCCCCGGGGCCTCTCTTTTTGAGCCAGAAAGGCGGAAGGCTCTCCCGCCGGGCGGTGGAGTACCTGCTGTCGGCCTGCGCCGCCCGGGCAAGGCTCGAAAACGTTACCCCGCACGTGCTGCGGCACACCTTCTGCAAGAACCTGGTTGACTCCGGCGAAAGCCTTGATAGGGTCGCGGTCCTAGCCGGTCACGCCAGCCTGAACACAACTGCCAGATATACGAGGCCCACTGTGAAAGACCTAAGAAAAGCCGTGGACCGGCTGGCGTGGGAGTAA
- a CDS encoding DUF3006 domain-containing protein, with translation MTKKAPKEPVVPIVDRFEGDWAVIEYGRRRFNFPRELLPPGAKEGDVLRFSVSVDPEATDRRQREIQKLMDLVFEDDS, from the coding sequence ATGACAAAGAAAGCGCCGAAAGAGCCTGTAGTTCCCATCGTGGACCGCTTCGAGGGTGACTGGGCAGTCATCGAGTACGGGCGGCGGAGGTTTAACTTTCCGAGGGAACTTCTGCCGCCGGGTGCAAAAGAGGGAGACGTATTGCGCTTTTCGGTCTCGGTCGACCCGGAGGCTACTGACAGGCGGCAAAGAGAAATACAGAAACTTATGGATCTGGTTTTCGAGGACGACAGCTAG
- a CDS encoding NERD domain-containing protein, with protein MKGTKTAMARMIPPYPSPECSSPGEREIFRRLRDDPGTKDWIVLHSLDIANHKRQVAGEIDFVIIVPFKGVLCLEVKACTALRREGGLWYYGTDQKPDPRGPFKQASEAMHSLRERLSARRADLSRVVFWSAVIFPYIKFTAISGEWHAWQVIDCRAFRSRPLSSLIESVLDNARDFLCGCPGARWFNPALKEPDPGQCQSIAEALRSNFEFFGDAKFQAKRRDDELRHYTEEQYLALDAMEANPRVAFVGPAGTGKTLLAIEASRRGLVAGRRVLLICFNRLLGRWLEAQTSNMFPGVVARTIHRHMLEVSGIMPGNYPAEFWENELPLLATDKLLEGADEERLFDELVIDEAQDILRENYLDFLDLNLKGGLSAGRWRLFGDFEKQAIYGAANLSLNSFLETRGLNVPVFSLRVNCRNTPRIASLAHLLGGLDPAYKKVLRPDDGIDPELYYYEGDKEQEQLLAKVLRKLHQEGFAGKDVVVLSPLAEGSCAARMTASPWKDRLRPFETAGKGHIRYCSIHAFKGLEAPCTVITDIERIAEPYARSLFYTGVTRALHRLAILCHQSVKKEVISVLLKQPVC; from the coding sequence TTGAAAGGGACGAAGACGGCAATGGCGAGAATGATTCCACCTTATCCCTCACCGGAATGCAGTAGTCCAGGAGAGCGGGAAATTTTCCGCAGGTTAAGGGACGATCCTGGAACAAAGGACTGGATAGTCCTTCATTCGCTGGATATAGCCAATCATAAAAGGCAGGTAGCCGGAGAAATTGATTTTGTAATTATAGTTCCTTTTAAGGGAGTGCTTTGCCTCGAGGTAAAGGCATGCACCGCACTCCGCCGCGAGGGCGGCCTGTGGTACTATGGAACCGACCAAAAGCCGGACCCCCGTGGTCCGTTTAAGCAGGCGTCGGAAGCTATGCACAGCCTGCGTGAGCGCCTGTCTGCGCGGAGGGCTGACCTATCCCGTGTTGTGTTCTGGTCTGCAGTCATATTTCCCTATATCAAATTCACAGCGATATCAGGTGAGTGGCATGCTTGGCAGGTGATCGACTGTAGGGCTTTCAGGTCCAGGCCCCTAAGCAGCCTGATTGAGAGTGTCCTGGATAATGCCCGGGACTTCCTGTGTGGCTGCCCAGGCGCACGGTGGTTTAATCCAGCTTTAAAAGAGCCTGATCCTGGCCAGTGCCAGTCTATAGCTGAAGCTTTAAGGTCTAACTTCGAATTTTTCGGAGACGCAAAGTTCCAGGCGAAGCGGAGGGACGACGAACTCAGGCATTATACGGAGGAGCAATACCTTGCTCTGGATGCAATGGAGGCCAATCCCCGCGTTGCATTTGTCGGGCCCGCCGGTACGGGCAAGACGTTGCTGGCTATTGAGGCATCTAGGCGTGGCCTGGTTGCAGGGCGGAGGGTCCTTTTAATCTGCTTTAACAGGCTACTGGGAAGGTGGCTTGAAGCACAAACCTCGAATATGTTTCCTGGCGTTGTTGCCAGAACAATTCACCGCCACATGCTAGAGGTTTCCGGGATCATGCCAGGGAATTACCCGGCTGAGTTCTGGGAGAATGAGCTGCCGCTTCTCGCCACCGACAAACTACTGGAAGGTGCAGATGAAGAACGCCTCTTCGACGAGCTAGTAATTGATGAAGCCCAGGATATTCTAAGGGAAAACTACCTGGATTTTCTCGACCTTAACTTGAAGGGGGGCCTTTCTGCGGGGAGGTGGCGCCTCTTTGGCGACTTTGAGAAGCAAGCTATATATGGGGCTGCGAATCTTTCCCTCAACTCTTTTCTTGAAACGCGAGGTTTGAACGTGCCAGTATTCTCCCTGAGAGTAAATTGCCGCAATACCCCGCGCATCGCCTCCCTTGCCCACCTTCTGGGCGGCTTGGATCCGGCCTACAAAAAAGTCTTGCGGCCTGATGACGGGATAGATCCAGAGCTTTATTATTATGAAGGTGATAAGGAACAAGAGCAGTTACTGGCAAAAGTACTCCGAAAACTGCATCAGGAAGGTTTTGCCGGAAAGGATGTTGTTGTCCTGTCACCACTGGCGGAAGGTTCTTGTGCTGCCAGGATGACCGCTAGCCCCTGGAAGGACAGGCTACGCCCTTTCGAGACAGCGGGCAAGGGGCACATACGGTATTGCTCCATACATGCCTTTAAGGGTCTAGAAGCTCCGTGTACTGTTATAACAGACATTGAGCGGATAGCTGAACCATATGCAAGATCCCTTTTTTATACAGGGGTTACTAGGGCCTTGCACAGGCTGGCCATTTTATGCCACCAGTCAGTCAAGAAAGAAGTTATAAGTGTTTTGCTCAAACAGCCAGTGTGTTAA
- a CDS encoding type II toxin-antitoxin system HicA family toxin, which produces MGRLEKLYEKVKRNPRQVRFDELRKLLLRAGFRERQPRGGSSHYTYVKDGKLITVPRDNPVKPEYVKEAIEALEGEVGGGSREKP; this is translated from the coding sequence TTGGGCAGACTCGAAAAGCTGTACGAGAAGGTCAAGCGCAATCCCCGACAGGTTCGCTTCGACGAGCTGAGGAAACTGCTTTTGCGAGCGGGGTTTAGAGAACGGCAGCCCCGGGGTGGGTCGAGCCACTACACCTACGTGAAGGATGGAAAACTCATAACTGTGCCCAGAGATAACCCGGTCAAGCCCGAGTATGTCAAAGAGGCCATCGAGGCCCTGGAAGGAGAGGTTGGCGGTGGCAGCCGAGAAAAGCCTTGA
- a CDS encoding MBL fold metallo-hydrolase, with protein MEALAAFILFVVFAVASGPSQPTQPGSATSGESEPVAQAPPAAPAQPPVQPAQPPAETPGPAPEGKLQVYFLDVGQADSILVKFPGGQTMLVDAGNNDDGPGIVSYLKQQGVKKIDYLVATHPHSDHLGGMDTVINAFPIGKVYMPKVAHTTKTYEDVLRAIQANGLKVTAARAGVSVLQDGALSVSLVAPCGSGYEDLNDWSAVVKIKFGSTAFLLAGDARGPSESEMLTSGADLKADVLKVGHHGSRHSTTSAFLKAVSPKYAVISVGAGNPYGHPAPETLAKLEGAGIQVFRTDRDGTILAESDGKTVTVKKLGTSIQPRAPNSGAVAAPVPGVKSGEYIGNRNSKIFHRPTCTSLPEPQNRVIFTSREEAIKAGYRLCKRCRP; from the coding sequence CTGGAGGCACTTGCCGCCTTTATTCTGTTCGTGGTTTTTGCCGTTGCTTCGGGGCCATCCCAGCCGACTCAACCGGGGAGCGCCACATCAGGCGAGAGCGAGCCCGTGGCCCAGGCCCCGCCAGCGGCTCCGGCCCAGCCTCCAGTGCAACCGGCCCAACCGCCCGCCGAGACGCCGGGGCCTGCCCCGGAAGGTAAGCTTCAGGTCTATTTCCTGGATGTTGGGCAGGCCGACTCGATCCTGGTGAAGTTCCCGGGCGGCCAGACCATGCTTGTAGACGCCGGCAATAACGACGACGGCCCCGGCATCGTGTCCTATCTCAAACAGCAAGGCGTAAAGAAGATCGATTATCTTGTGGCCACGCACCCGCACTCCGACCATCTCGGTGGCATGGACACGGTCATCAATGCCTTCCCCATCGGTAAGGTATACATGCCGAAAGTCGCCCACACCACCAAAACCTACGAGGATGTCCTCCGGGCCATCCAGGCAAACGGCCTGAAGGTGACCGCCGCCAGAGCCGGAGTGTCCGTACTCCAGGACGGGGCCCTCTCGGTGTCGCTGGTGGCCCCGTGCGGCTCCGGCTATGAAGACCTTAACGACTGGTCGGCGGTGGTAAAGATCAAGTTCGGTTCCACGGCCTTCCTTCTCGCCGGGGATGCCAGGGGACCTTCCGAATCCGAGATGCTTACCTCCGGGGCCGACCTCAAGGCCGACGTGCTGAAGGTTGGCCACCACGGCAGCAGGCACTCCACCACCAGCGCGTTCTTAAAGGCAGTCTCGCCGAAGTATGCCGTCATCTCGGTGGGGGCCGGAAACCCCTACGGCCATCCGGCCCCGGAGACGCTGGCGAAGCTGGAAGGGGCGGGAATTCAGGTTTTCAGGACTGACCGTGATGGCACTATACTTGCCGAAAGCGACGGGAAAACCGTAACCGTAAAGAAGCTCGGGACCAGCATCCAGCCAAGAGCCCCCAACAGCGGGGCAGTAGCGGCTCCGGTTCCGGGAGTAAAAAGCGGCGAGTACATAGGCAACAGGAACTCCAAGATATTCCACCGGCCCACGTGCACAAGTCTTCCGGAGCCCCAGAACCGGGTTATATTTACGAGCAGGGAGGAAGCAATAAAGGCTGGGTACAGGCTGTGCAAGAGGTGCAGGCCGTAG
- a CDS encoding type II toxin-antitoxin system HicB family antitoxin — translation MSKRPSRPWKERLAVAAEKSLEYYLSLPYTVEMYPSEHGGYVAKVAELPGCITQGETIAQAAEMIEDAKRAWLTTALEEGIPIPEPVPEDYSGKLVVRMPRSLHKRLAEMAARESVSLNQYIVYTLARGIGERSREGGQGY, via the coding sequence ATGTCAAAGAGGCCATCGAGGCCCTGGAAGGAGAGGTTGGCGGTGGCAGCCGAGAAAAGCCTTGAGTATTACCTTTCACTTCCCTACACGGTCGAGATGTATCCCTCGGAGCACGGGGGCTACGTGGCAAAGGTAGCCGAGCTGCCCGGGTGTATCACCCAGGGAGAAACCATAGCCCAGGCGGCGGAGATGATCGAGGACGCCAAGAGGGCGTGGCTGACAACGGCTCTGGAAGAGGGCATCCCCATCCCCGAGCCGGTGCCGGAGGACTACTCGGGGAAGCTGGTGGTCAGGATGCCGAGGTCGCTCCACAAGAGGCTCGCGGAGATGGCCGCCAGAGAAAGCGTAAGCCTGAACCAGTATATAGTCTATACCCTGGCCAGGGGCATCGGGGAGCGGTCCCGGGAGGGCGGACAGGGTTACTGA